In one Simkaniaceae bacterium genomic region, the following are encoded:
- the rfbA gene encoding glucose-1-phosphate thymidylyltransferase RfbA, which translates to MKGIILAGGSGTRLYPITKAISKQILPVGGKPMIYYPLSTLMLSGISEFAIISTPRDLPFFQSLLGDGSQLGLKIEYIVQKNPEGIAQSFILAEDFIGDDCVALILGDNIFHAHDMKELLSDIDDPLDGGVVFGYEVDDPRRYGVVAFDDSHSVIDIIEKPQHPPSHYAVTGLYFYDNNVVDIANRLKPSNRGELEITDVNRAYLQERALKVKLLGRGFAWLDTGTHTDLQNASSYIDTIQKRQGIQIGCIEEVAYEMGFIDLSTLRAHGEEQANSDYGRYLIKLAEQQLHLSSV; encoded by the coding sequence ATGAAGGGAATTATTTTAGCCGGGGGGAGTGGAACGCGCCTTTATCCGATTACGAAAGCCATCAGCAAACAAATATTGCCGGTTGGCGGCAAGCCAATGATCTATTATCCCCTATCGACACTCATGTTGAGCGGTATTTCTGAATTTGCAATCATTTCGACACCGCGCGATTTGCCCTTTTTTCAAAGTCTTTTGGGGGATGGTTCTCAATTAGGTCTTAAGATTGAGTATATTGTTCAAAAAAATCCGGAGGGGATCGCCCAAAGTTTTATTTTAGCCGAAGATTTTATCGGGGATGATTGTGTTGCCCTTATTCTAGGAGATAATATTTTTCATGCTCATGATATGAAAGAGCTTCTTTCCGATATCGATGATCCTTTAGATGGGGGAGTCGTTTTTGGTTATGAAGTGGATGATCCAAGGCGTTATGGAGTTGTCGCATTTGATGATTCTCATAGCGTCATTGATATTATCGAAAAACCGCAACATCCCCCATCGCATTACGCTGTCACAGGCCTATATTTTTATGATAACAACGTTGTCGATATTGCCAATCGCTTGAAGCCCTCAAATCGAGGTGAGCTTGAAATTACCGATGTCAACCGAGCCTATTTGCAAGAGCGCGCTCTTAAGGTTAAGCTACTCGGGCGAGGTTTTGCATGGCTCGATACCGGAACCCATACGGATCTGCAAAATGCCTCCTCTTATATCGATACGATTCAAAAGAGGCAGGGGATCCAAATCGGTTGTATTGAAGAAGTGGCCTATGAAATGGGCTTCATCGATCTTTCCACCTTAAGAGCCCATGGAGAAGAGCAAGCCAATAGCGACTACGGACGCTATCTCATCAAACTTGCCGAGCAACAATTACACCTCTCATCAGTTTAA